The segment ATTCAATTTGAGTACCATTAACAGTTTTCCCACCTATTAAAGTGACATTTTCTTAAACTTACTTATCAACTATTAAAAGAAGTTGAATTGTTAATTAAACACATACATAGCGTAGAACACCATCGAGTTCTTATAATATAAACTAATGCAAGATATTAAATAACAGAAAACCACATTGGAAATATCACATGCTTACTAGTACGACTAATCATTGCGAACATGCAATGAGATGGTGTTAGACTATTTACTTCTCATAAAACCAACAAGTTCGTCGACGTAGCGAGAATTTTCATCCATGTTCCCAAACAAACCCTTCATGAGCTTTGCTTTTGCCCTAATCGACTCGCCTGCATCATCAACCATGGCCAATCGAACCGAGTGAGCCACCGAGTAAGAATCAAATGAACCCTTTTCCTCATCTCTAGGGATCTCAACACTAAGTCCCTTTCCCTCCAACAGCCTAGTGTTGAGACCTTGCTCATTCAACACTGGGAACAAGATAGGAACACGCCCCAACCCTAACCCTTCCACCAATGAGTTCCAGCCGCAGTGCGTCAAGAACCCGCCCACCGAGTCGTGACTCAGGATTTTGACCTGAGGAACCCAACCAACATGAACCATGCCACGTCCCCTAACTCGTTCCACGTACCCATCTAGAATCTGTGACTCGTCTCTTATAACCAAAAAGAAAGGCACCTCTGATTTCTCCAACCCATGAGCGAGCTCAGTGAACTCTGCTGTAGGAAGGCTCGCCTCGGTACCTAGTGCCACGTAGACAACTGAGTTCATGCTCTGCTTGTCGAGCCACTTCTTTATACCAACCCATGTTTCATCTCCTTCGACTTCATCTTCAGTACCGGATGGCAAAAACCCTGTCGGAAACACCGGTTTTCGATACAGATCTTGTAGTAAACCAAGCCACTCTGGTTCAAACCCCGTCGAGGTATGGACGAAGACCGCATCAGACTCAGAGATCGAGTAGCCGAACCGTGCAGAATCAGAGACTCCATTCGTATCTTTCCCCCTCTTGTCACCGACCAAAGTTACCTCGTGATAACGATATGCCATGTTTGACTGGAACGGGATCCACGGCGGCACAACCGTGAAGTCTTCCGGCGTAGATCTGACCCCTTCTATCAACAACGAGGGCGGTCCCAAGAAGCAGAGAGAGGCTGCGTTGAAGATGCTGAAGAAGGCCTTGGAGATTCCCAG is part of the Raphanus sativus cultivar WK10039 chromosome 5, ASM80110v3, whole genome shotgun sequence genome and harbors:
- the LOC108861810 gene encoding UDP-glycosyltransferase 91C1, encoding MEKGEGAMHVAMFPWLAMGHLLPFFRMSRLLAQKGHKVSFISTPRNIERLPKLLSTLSSFITFVSFPLVPFPGSTPGSECSMDVPYKEQQSLKSAFDLLQQPLTEFLRDESPDWVIYDYAAHWLPPVAAELGISKAFFSIFNAASLCFLGPPSLLIEGVRSTPEDFTVVPPWIPFQSNMAYRYHEVTLVGDKRGKDTNGVSDSARFGYSISESDAVFVHTSTGFEPEWLGLLQDLYRKPVFPTGFLPSGTEDEVEGDETWVGIKKWLDKQSMNSVVYVALGTEASLPTAEFTELAHGLEKSEVPFFLVIRDESQILDGYVERVRGRGMVHVGWVPQVKILSHDSVGGFLTHCGWNSLVEGLGLGRVPILFPVLNEQGLNTRLLEGKGLSVEIPRDEEKGSFDSYSVAHSVRLAMVDDAGESIRAKAKLMKGLFGNMDENSRYVDELVGFMRSK